GATTGCCCACTACGATATCGATGAACTGCCACAGTCTTCAGGAGGCTGATTATTCAGCTGAGTTTCAGCCTTCAAGTTACAGAGAATTTGAAAGttgtacacaaacatttatgaataaaaacaaaatagaattgGTAATGTAGAATTGCTTGTGCATTATTTATTGCtttagaatattattatttatttacaaatacataTGATATCTCATTGCATTTCAATGGCTGATGGAACATGAcaggtataataataaaatatcagtaACAGAACTGGTCAGCTTCATAAAAAGTCATTGCtgatatgtattttatatatacagatgCATACAGTTGAGCTTTCAGGCATTTACAATACGTTCTAGTGGCCAGTGGCCTGCTTTCCTTCCCAAAATATGCATTATTCTGATTCATAATTttgctaaaaaataattttgaataGTTATTGATACCACTTGTTTCTCTCATTGTTTCACTCAAAATGTTGTTATTCATTCTGTGAATGATGGCGTGAGCACTCCACACCATCTCAAATATTTTTGTTggagattatttttttacataaacatattagaaatactttattattaaactcaTACTAAGCTTTACTTCTTGTGGTAACGCACCTCTTTAAATCTCATTCATCAATGAGTTCATATTTAATTCATGAGTTCATGTTTAAATGGATATTTTGTCATGTGCTTTAGGAATGAGCTTtagaaaagcattaaaaaaggaAGCATTAGCCCACACCTACATACATCTATTGGACTAGTCTTATAAAAGGAAATTGTTGTGTGCGTTTTAATACTTGaaggcaatttaaaaaaaagaataataatttgcAAAATAATTGTTTCCATTCATAAATCAACAGCTACTTAGCTTTCGCTGCCATTCACTGTGCTAGCTCGACGGCTTAGCTGTAATTGCACAATTCCAACTCGATTGATCGAAGATTTTAGTGAGTTTCGGAACATGGAGCTTGAGAAGCAGTAGATGATAGGATCCAGGGCACTGTTCAGGTATGTGAACCCGATGGACAAGACGAACAGCTGACTGAATACTTTGTAAGCATTGCAGTATGTAgtcaaatttgttttaaaatagagTGCAATCAGTCCTGTGGCAACTCCAGGGAAGAAGCAAAAGATAAAAACCCCAACAATCACTAGGACAGTGTTGATAGCCTGTCGCACCTTCTTCTCTTTGTTCAGCTGCCGTTGTCGTAATATACAGGAAATTCGAATGGAGCAAAATATTAGTACCAATAGAGGGAGGAAAAACTCAGCAACATATATCGCTTGGTGTAACTGTAGACCAAATGTGACATTTTTGCTGTTAAAACTCCGGCAGACAGGATCTCTTTCCTCAATATTCATTTGGTCCTCAATCAGCAGTGGAAGCCTCATTAAGATTATAACACCCCAGATGAAACCAGCGATCCATCCAGCTTGGCGTGAGCTAATGAAGTTGATTTTATTATGTGGATGGACTACTTTAAAATATCGATGCACAGCCACAGTGGTCATGAAACCAATGCTTGCTGACCGATTGACTGCTAGCATGAAGAGGTTGATCCGGCACCATGCATTACCAAACAGCCAGATTTCAGAATGTAGATAGGTATCAATCCGAAATGGCATGCTCACCAAGAGGAAAAAATCAGCCAGGAGCAAGTTAAATAGAAACAGGATATTGGGTCTCCAAGATCGAAGGTGGCGACAGAAGATATACAGAGCCATCAAGTTTCCTGGCAGGCCAAGTAGGAGCTCAGTGATAAGTAAATAAGGGAGAACAGAGGGCACCACTTTTCCTGTTGGATTACAAGTAGTGTTATTGTACTGCATGGTATTAATGAGATTTCAAAAGCTGACTCTGATAGTTTCTTAACAGTCCTTCTGTGTTCACGTCTCTGTAAGTGTGAATTCCACTTCCTCTTTTGGAATACAGCTTATCTACAGATCTGtcaaaacagagcaaaaaggAAATTGTGCAACATTTAAACTTAAGAATGTATAAAAAACGTTTGTACAACACAATATTTAGTCCTGCCAACAATTTAATATCCCACAAATGtaaagcaaatatttatattctttgAAATGTTCATCCAAGAATAATTGTTTTGGTTATTTAAATGTAACATTCTAATGAATaagttagacaaaaatataaaaactattaaCCTACATTAATAATACACAACTAAACTAATGTTAGCATTATTAAGAACAATTCCAACACATaatacaaagaaacaaatactTTCTTATAGTGTAATCCAAAAAGATTAGAGTTTCAAAAGATTGTAGAATCGTTTATTAGCATATACACAGACATTAAAAATTCTGATTTATATATTCCATATAAAAACTTTTACTGCTTCTTTTGTAAGTATTTCAGTGCATATCTCACAGAAACTTGTTACTTACTAGATAAAAATGTTTACGCTTAGTCACTCCTCCAAGGCTGAGTAAAGACAGGAAACTGTAACTGCAATCACTTTTATGCAAGCTTACTCCCCCCGCAATGATACGTCACAGTAAAGAGAGAAGTCATTGATCTAAACCTTcattaattataaacaaaactCACACTAATATTTAGTACTTTTGTACTTTCACTTTTTGGATGCATTAATCAAAAGAACCTTGTGAtggatttaaaatgaagttGCTAACAAtagttaataatgttaaataaagttaataatgTTGATTGAGCAGCAGGTAGACTAATAACCATAAAATGACTCTAAATTAGAGGGGGCTGTCTAACTAATTCCTGACATACAGGAAGTTACTGTTACTTATCACGTTTATCAAGAATGTAATCTAAAGTAAATCGGATGTGAACCAAGACAAATTACTTGTGACAAATTTCACAACAGCATGAAAGAACACAAGCACTGTTTATGAAAAACTTCATTTAATTTTGAATGAAATATAATTCTAtagatagaaatagaaattCAGCCAGGCGCTACTTCACAGGAAATAGCTGCTGTGATGCCATATGCCCTCAAATGCATAAGAAAGTATTTCAACACACAGCAGAACAAATTACTAAACATCCTGCcctataaaaaaaagtgcaaacacaTCAAGAATCAAAACAGTCCACAGCAATGCTagcagaaaatgtttttatctcaCTGTATTATCACTGTGAACCAAAATATCtacagtgcatgtgtgtgtgtgtgtgtgtgtgtgtgtgtgtgtgtgtgtgtgtgtgtgtgtgtatgtgtggtgatGTTAAGGCATCATTTAAGAGATGAGGAAAAAGCACTCCTTTATGATTTATGCATCTCTTCATGCCTTCTTGTGCTTAGCTAGAAGCACTCGCCTCTGATTTGCAAATGACTACTGtgaataaagtgcagatgtgtgcaatatatgtaatatgtgtACAAAATCATATTGAGGTAGTGGGTGTTGTGCATAAAAGTCCAGAAAATTCAGagctgttttatgtattttcctTGTTGAGGGTCTAAAAGACCTGTAAGAAGAAGTGCTTCCTCATTCTTTCTGTAGAAGACACCATTAGCTTCCTGGCCTTGGTCCAGCACTGCTTGCTGTAGATAGAAGCAAAGTAAAGGAGCTCAGTGTGGCTTGTACACTAAGTTGATCAGACAACCCTCTGGAGAGCCTGTCTATCCTGCTTGGTGCTGTTACCAAACCAGGTTGGGATGGTTCCAGGTAGGcatgctctcaatggtgcaggacACTGTCTGGCATTTCTCACCAAGTCACCAACCATAACAGGTCCTGCATCCTGCATATGgtccacataaagtgcatatgtgcaacctggtgcaaacagtgcaagacaaaagacaaaacaaaaaagcagcaccgaccagtgtaaatactatatgttctgtattgcatgtgcagaaatactggaatgaacacttataTGCACTTTATATGCACTTATATAGCAGTTAcgtgaggtattgtaatgaattgtgcaaaacagcaatcgactgaaagacagcatgtgcaaagagcaaaaacagcatgtaaacagtttgatatgcaTGGTGCTGTGTACATGGCAGagtgtatattggaagagtgtgtatttggtgtaggtagTGCAGTTCATACCGTtgagtgcgcatgtgtgtttgtgcgtgtgtgtgtgtgtgtgtgtgtgtattgtgctcggtacagttcagttcagttattgaggagtctgatggcttgtggaaagaaactgttacacagtgtggacgtgagggcctgaatgcttcggtacctttttccagacagcaggagggtgaagagtgtgtggggtcatccacaatgctgttggctttgtggatgcagcatgaggtgtaaatgtctgtgatagaggaAAGAGAGGGTCCAATAATCTTCTCAGCtctcctcactatccgctgcagggccTTGCGCTTcaagatggtgcagttcccaaaccatacagtgatgcagctgctcaggatgcccTCAATGGTCTCTCTGCAAAACATATTCAGGATGAGGGGAGAAAGATGGGTTTTTCCTCAGCTTTCATAAGAAGTAGAGTGACcgggtgaagttctccgctagatgaacaaaaaggaatttggtgctcttgatgatctctacagatgatccgtcgatgttcagtggagagtggtcgctctgtacTGTCCTGAGGTAATCAACAATctatttagttttatcaacattcagagacaggttgttggctctctGTGcccatctgtgtctgtgtctgtctgtattattttgtgttaacatatatttgtattgtatttgtataataataataataataataataataataataataataataataatggttgttattattattattattattattattattattattattattattattattattattattattattattattgatgtagaagaaaaagagaaagggattaaatatgacattttatattaaatatgaaaacacaacctCATCATTGCATGTCATTCTCTACAAACCTGCCCATTCAAACGTATTTGGGACAAGTCACTTACATAATTcaatcaatataaataaaaatatttctacatGTCAACAAGCCTCTATCTGTCAGTGTTGCATGCCAAGCTTCATATTTAAAACAGACTTTGAAAAGATCTTTGCATAACACTTTGAGTTGTATATTAGAAATTATACACAGGATATTGCAGTCTTTTGACACCGTGTGTGAAAGAAGAGATGTACAggatgtgtatttttgtgtgagtatgggtgtgaatgtgtgtgtgcatgtttatttgtgtatgtaaaAGTTTGCTGGACACTGATCCCCAGTAACTCAAGTTATTCAATGCCTTTTATCAACCATTTGCCTCATTGCattattcttttccttttttttctttatggaaacatttttgtttgcaaAGTTTGGTTTTATCATGTGATGTCTCTTAGTTTTTCTTTGAGAAGCAGAACTTTCTTTCCAAACACAGCTCTAGGGCTGAACCCTAATAaggaactcaaacaacaaaacacatgcctatgcacatatgtgtgtgaaCATCGACATCCTTTTAGTCAAACAATTTGTAGAAACCTGAACTTAGTTGACATCCTTTATCGCTAGCCTGATTTATCACATTTAGGTGATCACATATCACCAGAGTTAGTAAATTAAAGAGTTAATCATTACATGATAGTCAACATAAGGGACTGTTATCTATAAAACCCataaaaacttttattactGTTAAAGTAGGAGCACATCACTgcacactgtatatatttttgataaaaaaaaaactcaatgtgTTAACCaaaggaaaaacattttttgtgatGGTTATTATCAGTTGACaagaacaaaatatatttcCACACATTGGTCTGTagtgtataaaaaaatacaacctaCAAGCATATATATTCCCTTAGTATTAGAAATGTCAAAGAACGATCAACTTTCATTATATATGCCATATTCATTATATCAtctttatt
The Tachysurus vachellii isolate PV-2020 chromosome 6, HZAU_Pvac_v1, whole genome shotgun sequence genome window above contains:
- the hcar1-3 gene encoding hydroxycarboxylic acid receptor 2 yields the protein MQYNNTTCNPTGKVVPSVLPYLLITELLLGLPGNLMALYIFCRHLRSWRPNILFLFNLLLADFFLLVSMPFRIDTYLHSEIWLFGNAWCRINLFMLAVNRSASIGFMTTVAVHRYFKVVHPHNKINFISSRQAGWIAGFIWGVIILMRLPLLIEDQMNIEERDPVCRSFNSKNVTFGLQLHQAIYVAEFFLPLLVLIFCSIRISCILRQRQLNKEKKVRQAINTVLVIVGVFIFCFFPGVATGLIALYFKTNLTTYCNAYKVFSQLFVLSIGFTYLNSALDPIIYCFSSSMFRNSLKSSINRVGIVQLQLSRRASTVNGSES